The genomic interval aaaaaaaataaaataaaaaaaggaagctGAAACGACGTATCTGCAAAtgtccaaacagaaaaaaacagaactgagaAATTAATTAAGTCCAGCAGCTTAATAATCATTTTCTGAAAGTACAGCTGATCTCAAGTTTGTgcatatctaaaaaaaaataagaatttctAAGTAAGaacctcaaacacacacattcacttcTAAAATCTGTTTCAGTCTATCATAGGCCTTAAATGTAAAGCAGACTACTTTCAGCTTCTCTGGTTCAGATGAATGAGTTAAAAGTCCGATATGtgtgcgtgaatgtgtgtgcgGGTGAGTGTGGGTGCGCGCGCGGGGGGACTCCTCTCAGAACGAATCCGTTCCGTGTTGCGCGTTCGAGTCCGCCTCTCCGCGCCCCTGCTTCCCATTGACGCACTTTTTAAGCGTCTTCCCCTTCTCCACCTTAAGgcgagcagcagcagcagcgaccAATCACCATGCCATTACAGCCTTCAGAGGAAGCTGTTTATGGGACTGCAGCGCTAATTAGGCTCATGAACTAACAAATCTGCCTGCACGAAGCCGGCGAGGAAAACGATCACATCCATGGATTAGTCTGGGAGTAGCCGAgcgctttttattttttggctttCTCGACACTGCCGCCCTTTTTTCTCAACTTAATTCCAGCGCAGAAACTTTCCCCCTTTTTTGGGTGTGGAGTATTTTTTAAGCAAGAGCGCCTGTGACAACTTCAACCTAAACTGGGGAATCTGGACTATCAGACCATGTTTCAACCCACACCCAAGAGGTGTTTTACTATAGAGTCTTTAGTGGCGAAGGATAATCCGGTACCGGCGTCCCGCTCCGAGGAGCCCATCAGGCCGGCGGCTCTCAGCTATGCAAACTCCGGCCAAATGAATCCTTTTCTGAACGGTTTTCACTCCGGCGGCAGGGGCGTCTACTCGAATCCGGACTTGGTGTTTGCCGAGGCGGTCTCTCATCCGCCAAACTCCGCTGTCCCGGTGCATCCGGTGGCCCCGCCTCACGCTTTGGCTCACCCGCTTTCGTCCCCACACAGTCCGCACCCGCTTTTTGCCAGCCAGCAAAGGGACCCCTCAACTTTCTACCCCTGGTTATTACACAGATATAGGTACTTGGGTCACAGATTTCAAGGTAAGtgttcaaagtattttatttggCTCAGCTTTACGCACGAAAAGCGCAGAACGGCTGCAgtagttatttttttcctcaggttTCAAGCAGGTTTCACATGGaagtaaaactaaaagaagCTCCATCCGAAATATTGATATCTCacagtgctaaaaaaaaaagaaagaaataaagaaatacaggGATTTAAAGAATTATTTCGTTTAAAAAATGCTGttgaaaattgttttaattttgaagATCGAATAATCTTTTCCAaatctgaaataataataatagtaataaaaacgtatcaataataacaataatattaataataataataaaaatggtttgGAGCTGAAGCCGGCTGCTGCACTGTTGGacaacatgttatttaaaacctgataaaaaatattaataggaaaaaaacacaagggtGGTGAAGCTTTTCGCTTTAggtatttattaaatttaaaaaacattttataatttattaaatatatatatatatatatatattcgaTGCTTACTCGACTCTTTTTTGCTACTTTTCTGTGTGTACGGAACAAATTTGGTGtcaatttctattttattatcaaagttgtttgacatgcgctcagtttgtttattttgtgaaatTTATAGTTGTCATTATTGTTAATATTTCCAGACAAATGACAGCACTGTTGTCATATTTAGTTGCACTTTATTCTTTATAAATGTCTAAATTGGTTTTGACTGCTgtttatttagattttgttcTCAAAGGTAGTTAGGGAGCTAATTTGATTGAGCCCAGGATTATAGCTCtgctttgtttctctctctccttcatgCAGAGGCAGGTGAATGTTAGATGAAGAGAGGATATTTTAAAATGCGATTTAAAgtatacatattttaaaaagattatctACTTTTATTGATTAGTatttagctttttcttcttaattatTACCTTTCTGGCAAGCCCTCAATGTCCCTGTTGTTAGCTGCTCAGGCCTGTTGTCTTTTTCATCGAAATGTAATGATATTTTCCAAACGATTAAGAGTACTCGTTTTCTGCTCGCTTGCAGGTAATGAAACGAGTCCAGAGAGCTTCCTTTTGCACAACGCGCTGGCAAGAAAGCCCAAAAGAATCCGGACTGCTTTTTCACCTTCGCAACTCCTGCGGCTCGAACACGCGTTTGAGAAAAACCATTACGTGGTGGGAGCAGAAAGAAAGCAGCTCGCCCACAGCCTTAGCCTCACAGAAACTCAGGTAAGAAAGGGTTACTTTAACTCTGTGACAAAAGCCAGCACCCTGCCTCTTTATTTAACCTGGATTCGCAGCTCGATCATCATTTGTCCACGAAACCATCCATCCTCGTATATTAttgtcatgtttatttgtttattagtcCATCTGTTCTCACACGAGGGCTGATGTCGGAGCTCATatgtgttgcttttgttttctgtttttctttttccttgagCGCAGCAGTGTCATGGTGTCCTTTAAAACCAGGCCgctagaaataaataaataaataaataacagtcgATACCTGGAAACTATTTCAGTTTGCCAAACAGTAAATTTGGATATTGTTTCAGCTAACCAGGGTCCATAAATGCATTTTGTCAATTGAAGACAGGGCAGCTTTCTGCTGGATGAAATCCACCGGCATTGTGTAGGCCTAACCTCATTTCAGGAGGGCTTGAATTACTTTGTTTTGAGGGAGGGGGGGAAAGAATGTCGCCTTTCAAA from Melanotaenia boesemani isolate fMelBoe1 chromosome 16, fMelBoe1.pri, whole genome shotgun sequence carries:
- the emx2 gene encoding homeobox protein EMX2, with amino-acid sequence MFQPTPKRCFTIESLVAKDNPVPASRSEEPIRPAALSYANSGQMNPFLNGFHSGGRGVYSNPDLVFAEAVSHPPNSAVPVHPVAPPHALAHPLSSPHSPHPLFASQQRDPSTFYPWLLHRYRYLGHRFQGNETSPESFLLHNALARKPKRIRTAFSPSQLLRLEHAFEKNHYVVGAERKQLAHSLSLTETQVKVWFQNRRTKFKRQKLEEEGSESQQKKKGSHHINRWRLATKQASPEEIDVTSDD